One genomic region from Sphingobacterium sp. UGAL515B_05 encodes:
- a CDS encoding RagB/SusD family nutrient uptake outer membrane protein, which translates to MKKKFIHYILCLGLATSLTSCSNLLDLDPEGTLTEQSTFTNYNNFISYAWQFYGTFPGYSNAVPDAEVNGDLFAKAQANATSDWIWQRMVVPSTSSDYSNPFVQIRSINVLLDNIEQASQLSEPEKKHIRSIGYFFKAYQYMDLLNKFGQAIWVERTIDDGDTDVLYGTPGTRDEIAAHIVEMLSYAGENIKENGDGPNTINRKVVLALTARFGLREGTWRKYHQLKDAEKYLKLSTAAAEKILSSTIPLLSNYDLLFNSESLANVAEVFLYKQYELNQITHGLASLARNSSGRWDLTKKAVDMYLMKDGKTRWVSPTFAGDESAYTEFRNRDTRLYFTIPPPYKVKMGKTNMLWEYSDDPKDREYIDLMATLSDDKHKTLPWMNWEGLILKEEPHYVDFTNGQPYSVSYTGYRFYKFSNKINRIQNVDINDAPIFRLGELLVGYAEAKYELGEINQQIIDQTINKLRSRAGVASLELTAIPPDPKRDETISPVLWEIRRERAVELMGEGFRFDDLRRWKKMDYAITQKLGRYITKGLDVPSNTPIPVENGQTKGYIAYEGKAPSPFPEYYYLYPIPAAELVQNKNLKQNEGW; encoded by the coding sequence TGACAGAGCAAAGTACTTTCACAAACTATAACAATTTTATTTCCTATGCTTGGCAATTCTATGGCACGTTTCCTGGCTACAGCAATGCTGTCCCTGACGCTGAGGTCAACGGCGATCTATTTGCCAAAGCGCAGGCAAACGCCACTTCTGATTGGATTTGGCAGCGAATGGTCGTCCCATCAACAAGTAGCGATTACAGTAATCCTTTTGTGCAGATACGATCCATCAACGTTCTTTTGGATAATATTGAGCAGGCAAGCCAGCTATCTGAACCGGAAAAGAAGCATATCCGTAGCATCGGCTACTTTTTCAAGGCTTACCAATATATGGATCTCCTCAACAAATTTGGTCAGGCAATCTGGGTAGAGCGTACGATTGACGATGGCGATACCGATGTTCTCTACGGTACCCCGGGAACTCGAGATGAAATTGCGGCACATATCGTAGAAATGCTCAGCTATGCCGGAGAAAATATCAAAGAAAATGGGGATGGGCCAAATACTATCAATCGTAAGGTTGTCTTGGCACTGACAGCCCGTTTTGGCCTGAGGGAGGGGACATGGAGGAAATATCATCAACTTAAAGACGCTGAAAAATACCTGAAATTGTCAACTGCAGCAGCAGAAAAAATCCTATCCAGTACGATACCTCTATTGAGCAATTATGACCTGCTGTTTAACAGTGAATCATTGGCAAATGTCGCTGAGGTTTTTCTTTATAAGCAGTATGAGTTAAATCAGATTACACATGGTCTAGCATCGCTGGCACGTAATTCCTCAGGTAGATGGGATCTCACCAAGAAAGCTGTGGATATGTATCTGATGAAAGATGGGAAAACTCGCTGGGTGAGTCCAACATTTGCTGGTGATGAAAGTGCATATACTGAATTCCGAAACCGTGATACCCGTCTATACTTTACTATTCCACCTCCCTATAAAGTTAAAATGGGGAAGACAAATATGCTTTGGGAGTACTCGGATGATCCGAAGGACCGGGAGTATATCGATTTGATGGCCACACTATCAGACGACAAACATAAAACTTTACCCTGGATGAACTGGGAAGGTCTCATATTGAAAGAGGAACCACATTATGTAGATTTCACCAATGGACAGCCTTATAGTGTAAGCTACACCGGATATCGGTTTTACAAATTCAGTAACAAGATCAATAGGATCCAGAATGTTGATATCAACGATGCTCCTATATTTAGGCTTGGGGAATTGTTGGTTGGATATGCTGAAGCAAAATATGAATTGGGAGAGATCAACCAGCAGATTATCGATCAAACGATAAATAAATTAAGGTCACGCGCTGGCGTGGCTTCTCTGGAGTTGACGGCAATTCCACCCGATCCCAAGCGCGATGAGACGATAAGCCCCGTGCTGTGGGAAATACGTCGCGAGCGTGCTGTTGAACTAATGGGTGAAGGGTTTCGTTTTGACGATCTCAGACGATGGAAGAAAATGGATTATGCCATTACCCAAAAATTAGGACGATATATAACCAAGGGATTAGATGTACCTTCTAATACGCCTATTCCAGTTGAAAATGGACAGACAAAAGGTTATATTGCCTACGAAGGTAAAGCGCCATCTCCTTTTCCTGAATACTATTATTTATATCCGATACCTGCTGCAGAACTGGTACAGAATAAAAACTTAAAACAGAATGAAGGCTGGTAA
- a CDS encoding arylsulfatase — MKILTLITLKKTFLVVLIATFTSSLFAQSGSKRPNIVFIMADDLGYGDLGAYGQVKIETKHIDSLAQLGMKFDNFYAGTSVCAPSRSSLMTGQHTGHTYVRGNKEIEPEGQEPLADSVQTIAMLLQKAGYTTGAFGKWGLGMVGTTGAPDQKGFDEFYGYNCQRQSHRYYPTHLWHNKQRIELDGNGLMAEGQYAPALIQERTLAFIDANKDKPFFLFVPTVLPHAELAGPADEYYKQYADKFDEKPYRGNDYGPKATVPGYNSVEKPHAMYASMVSRMDAYVGQIVERLRQNNLLDNTIIIFTSDNGAHKEGGADPIFFNSSGGLRGTKRDLYEGGIKTPFIAYWRGKIAAGKTSNYLGAFWDIMPTMVELAKADKPRYTDGISIVPTLLGESKKQKQHGYLYWEFHEDGGRQAVRKGNWKLILQKVMSGAPTTELFNLKQDPKEQNNIAADNPKKVMELRRLIEKAHVESTIFPLIKKVQ; from the coding sequence ATGAAAATATTAACATTGATAACGCTGAAGAAAACGTTCCTAGTTGTCTTAATCGCGACGTTCACAAGCAGTCTTTTCGCGCAAAGTGGAAGCAAAAGACCGAATATTGTATTTATTATGGCCGATGATCTTGGTTACGGCGATTTGGGGGCTTATGGTCAAGTTAAAATTGAAACCAAACATATCGATTCATTGGCCCAATTGGGGATGAAGTTTGATAACTTTTATGCAGGCACTTCCGTATGTGCACCATCGCGTTCATCCTTGATGACAGGACAGCATACAGGACACACTTACGTCAGAGGTAATAAGGAAATTGAACCGGAGGGGCAAGAGCCATTGGCAGATTCAGTGCAGACCATCGCGATGTTGCTGCAAAAGGCCGGTTATACCACCGGTGCCTTTGGTAAATGGGGGTTAGGCATGGTAGGTACAACGGGTGCACCTGACCAGAAGGGATTTGACGAGTTTTATGGGTACAATTGTCAGCGTCAATCACATCGTTATTATCCTACCCATCTTTGGCATAATAAGCAGCGTATTGAACTTGATGGCAATGGGTTGATGGCAGAGGGCCAATATGCACCGGCATTGATTCAGGAAAGAACCCTTGCTTTTATCGATGCCAACAAAGATAAACCCTTCTTTCTTTTTGTCCCCACGGTGCTACCCCACGCTGAACTTGCAGGACCAGCAGACGAGTATTATAAGCAATATGCCGATAAGTTTGATGAGAAGCCTTACCGAGGCAACGATTATGGTCCTAAAGCAACAGTTCCGGGGTACAACAGTGTCGAAAAGCCGCATGCAATGTACGCCAGTATGGTAAGTCGGATGGATGCGTATGTAGGACAAATTGTTGAAAGATTACGTCAAAATAATCTGCTTGATAATACAATTATTATATTCACCAGTGATAATGGGGCACATAAAGAAGGGGGAGCAGATCCTATTTTTTTCAATAGTTCAGGCGGATTACGAGGTACAAAACGCGATCTGTATGAGGGCGGCATAAAGACGCCGTTTATTGCTTACTGGCGAGGTAAAATTGCAGCTGGAAAAACATCAAATTATTTAGGTGCTTTTTGGGATATTATGCCAACGATGGTCGAATTAGCCAAAGCCGATAAGCCAAGATATACCGATGGAATTTCTATTGTCCCGACATTGTTGGGTGAAAGTAAAAAGCAAAAGCAGCATGGTTATCTTTATTGGGAATTCCATGAGGACGGAGGACGTCAGGCTGTCCGTAAAGGGAATTGGAAACTTATTTTACAGAAAGTGATGAGCGGTGCTCCAACAACGGAATTGTTTAATCTTAAGCAAGATCCAAAAGAGCAAAATAATATTGCTGCCGATAATCCAAAAAAAGTCATGGAATTACGTCGTCTGATCGAAAAAGCACATGTTGAAAGCACTATTTTCCCTTTGATTAAAAAGGTTCAATAA
- a CDS encoding SMI1/KNR4 family protein, whose product MDSLIALYFGDFIKGLAVSADLINRVQKDLGFNLPDDYISMLKEFNVSEGEVGYNS is encoded by the coding sequence ATGGATAGTCTAATAGCTTTGTATTTTGGTGATTTCATCAAAGGATTAGCAGTATCTGCCGATTTGATCAATCGGGTACAGAAGGATCTCGGTTTTAATCTTCCAGATGATTATATTTCTATGTTGAAAGAATTCAATGTGAGTGAGGGTGAGGTAGGATACAATAGCTGA
- a CDS encoding serine hydrolase domain-containing protein — MCFLKNSKNISALIVLFAFLGNSTLVAQEKLDAYFAHLFQNNKMMGTVAVLHNDSLFYTTSIGYADVGSKRKNDSNTKFRIASNTKTYTAVLILKAVEEQKLSLDTHLSIFYPQVKNAEKITIEQLLKHRSGIFNFTEVEGQEIWDQEFHTEAEFINHIKNEKSNFEPNTAYEYSNTNYALLGFILEKVYHKSYAVLLQEKICKPLKLSNTYFSPETDPNKHEAISYNIQNRYIENSKVNFSNHPGSGGIATTAVELNRFLSGLFEGKLISKESLVLMLPENKGEYGMGIEKARFKNPTGYIHGGRIENYFSDYWYFPAEKLGIVTLCNAVNIDLSQVQNTLIQYVYGRDPILPDFNKTKDLTEEQFRQIAGTYRYKDGSQTMTISSDGTNLIGQLSDNGQMYVPYLYKSEHTFVYDDEGSILEFIPGEQLLLLKDGDLVLEFKKI; from the coding sequence ATGTGTTTTCTAAAAAATAGTAAGAATATCTCTGCCCTTATTGTATTATTTGCTTTTCTCGGCAATAGTACATTAGTGGCGCAAGAAAAGTTAGATGCCTATTTTGCCCATCTTTTCCAAAATAATAAAATGATGGGAACTGTAGCGGTATTGCACAACGATAGCCTATTTTATACAACTTCAATAGGCTATGCTGATGTTGGTTCCAAAAGAAAAAATGATAGCAATACAAAATTTCGCATTGCCTCTAATACAAAAACGTATACAGCCGTTTTAATTCTTAAAGCTGTGGAAGAACAAAAGCTAAGTTTGGATACTCATCTTTCGATATTTTATCCCCAAGTAAAAAATGCCGAAAAGATTACCATAGAACAATTGTTGAAACATCGTAGTGGTATATTTAACTTTACTGAGGTCGAGGGGCAGGAAATATGGGATCAGGAATTTCATACAGAAGCGGAATTTATCAACCATATTAAAAATGAAAAAAGCAATTTTGAACCAAATACTGCCTACGAATACAGTAATACGAATTATGCGTTATTGGGATTTATATTGGAGAAAGTATATCACAAGTCTTATGCTGTGCTATTACAGGAAAAGATATGCAAACCACTTAAATTGAGCAATACATATTTCTCTCCGGAGACAGATCCAAATAAACATGAAGCGATATCGTATAATATTCAAAATAGGTATATTGAAAATTCAAAGGTAAATTTTTCGAATCACCCTGGTAGCGGTGGTATAGCAACCACGGCTGTGGAACTTAATCGATTTCTTTCAGGCCTGTTTGAGGGTAAGTTAATTTCAAAGGAGAGCCTCGTGTTAATGTTACCCGAGAATAAGGGGGAATATGGAATGGGAATTGAAAAAGCACGATTTAAGAATCCAACAGGATATATTCATGGTGGTAGAATTGAAAACTATTTCTCGGATTATTGGTATTTTCCAGCGGAAAAGCTAGGGATCGTAACTTTGTGTAATGCCGTTAATATCGACTTAAGCCAGGTTCAAAATACACTCATCCAATATGTTTATGGTAGAGATCCCATCTTACCCGATTTCAATAAAACAAAAGACCTGACTGAGGAACAGTTTCGCCAAATAGCAGGGACCTACCGGTATAAGGATGGAAGTCAAACAATGACGATTTCTTCAGATGGCACAAATTTGATTGGTCAGTTATCAGATAATGGACAGATGTATGTCCCTTATCTCTATAAGTCAGAACATACATTTGTGTATGATGATGAAGGTAGCATCTTGGAATTTATACCCGGTGAACAGCTCCTGTTGTTGAAAGATGGAGACTTGGTTCTTGAGTTCAAGAAAATATAA
- a CDS encoding DUF6896 domain-containing protein, whose amino-acid sequence MDRTTHIITIKSIDQIPTLDEIKSIPREMALKLIFKGKMNKQRERVGEYLEHALSGFQVLTHTVEPELNIVKLITDQEIEDHQDFFEQCAKDYRKLGEQLVFILIDKLDLNLNKDFPLDTFNELKRDDRQLGIVDEWKYFVHGFHCGFHHLTTGQCIEVPLAFGLEFGDLDPYFFMKFILSSPDYRTLPIPLFGEYADGLRIIKKMTALGKFEEIPSNVPGHTGVVVTDREKIEIKSDMDLEKIFGKHIEEIKKKAKFNLWEFLGIKR is encoded by the coding sequence TTGGACAGAACAACACATATAATCACTATTAAGTCAATTGACCAAATTCCGACATTAGATGAAATTAAATCCATTCCAAGAGAGATGGCCTTAAAGCTTATTTTTAAAGGAAAGATGAATAAACAACGAGAACGAGTCGGAGAATATCTCGAACATGCACTTTCAGGTTTCCAAGTTTTGACCCATACGGTCGAACCTGAACTAAACATTGTAAAGCTTATTACGGATCAAGAGATTGAAGACCATCAGGACTTTTTTGAACAATGTGCGAAAGATTACAGGAAACTTGGTGAGCAATTAGTATTTATATTGATCGACAAACTTGATCTAAACTTAAACAAGGATTTTCCACTAGATACGTTCAACGAATTAAAACGAGACGATCGACAGCTAGGAATAGTTGATGAATGGAAGTATTTCGTCCATGGTTTTCACTGTGGTTTTCACCATTTGACAACGGGACAATGTATTGAGGTTCCTCTAGCATTCGGACTCGAATTTGGAGATTTAGATCCATATTTTTTCATGAAGTTTATTCTGTCCTCACCAGACTATAGGACTCTGCCAATTCCCTTATTTGGCGAATATGCCGACGGGTTAAGAATAATAAAAAAAATGACCGCATTAGGGAAATTTGAAGAAATCCCTTCGAATGTCCCTGGCCACACTGGTGTTGTTGTCACAGATAGAGAAAAAATTGAGATTAAATCCGACATGGATTTAGAGAAAATATTCGGAAAGCATATTGAGGAAATTAAGAAGAAAGCCAAGTTCAACCTTTGGGAATTTCTTGGAATAAAAAGATGA